From a single Sparus aurata chromosome 13, fSpaAur1.1, whole genome shotgun sequence genomic region:
- the vamp2 gene encoding vesicle-associated membrane protein 2 translates to MSAPAAGAPADGATQPPNLTSNRRLQQTQAQVDEVVDIMRVNVDKVLERDQKLSELDDRADALQAGASQFETSAAKLKNKYWWKNAKMMIILGVICVIVLIVIIVYFST, encoded by the exons AT GTCTGCCCCAGCCGCTGGAGCCCCTGCAGATGGAGCGACTCAGCCTCCCAACCTCACCAGCAACCGTCGTCTGCAGCAGACGCAGGCGCAGGTGGACGAG GTGGTGGATATCATGCGTGTAAATGTGGATAAGGTTCTGGAGCGTGATCAGAAGCTGTCAGAACTGGACGACAGGGCTGACGCCCTGCAGGCTGGAGCCTCTCAGTTCGAGACCAGCGCTGCAAAACTGAAGAATAAATACTGGTGGAAGAATGCCAAG ATGATGATTATCCTGGGTGTGATATGCGTGATTGTCCTCATCGTCATTATTG TGTACTTCAGCACCTAA